Proteins encoded by one window of Maliibacterium massiliense:
- a CDS encoding FtsX-like permease family protein encodes MHRILWIAWIDIKQFLLKQTRSFCLVILCFGIAVFGTCYFYTYFSGIRHGFYQERKEVYEHNVVFNFSEDQGYPVIDTTIDQKLRSFFARKNAPGLYAFRYGGDLQLNRENHSVFGIDVSEYQPGLPFGVIGLASNDNQRMNYATADQKPVLFEGRWLDESDVEKYHAVIHWAVATEATLQNNMLTEEYYYPVDPNHPQSGQLRIDKILPMPETVRLMHDDVDFDVIGKADFSTDSSHEFSIVIPQDIYIKEGYPTSNFTIFTYRKMSNAQRHAFELYLREDVFPGYNFVTNSSYDELNVVKRNRYIFQITSALCLGFLACINAISIFVYWIKMNLRKYVIYMLCGLSPQKLRCILNFEIAIISLAGICLGIGIYYISLLIVPMASHFMYTVQWWEIVVIISIIEIFIYACQWWIYHGLMTNNTLIAYIK; translated from the coding sequence ATGCATCGTATTTTGTGGATTGCATGGATCGATATTAAGCAATTTCTGCTTAAACAAACACGGTCTTTTTGTTTGGTAATTCTATGTTTTGGTATCGCTGTCTTTGGTACCTGTTATTTTTATACTTATTTCTCGGGGATACGTCATGGGTTTTACCAAGAGCGCAAGGAAGTATACGAGCATAATGTGGTATTCAATTTTTCTGAGGACCAAGGATATCCTGTTATTGATACTACGATTGATCAAAAACTAAGGTCGTTTTTTGCGCGCAAAAACGCACCAGGTCTATATGCTTTTCGATATGGCGGAGATCTGCAATTAAATAGGGAGAATCATTCAGTTTTTGGTATTGATGTATCGGAATATCAACCAGGTCTCCCCTTTGGAGTGATAGGCCTTGCTTCAAACGATAACCAACGCATGAACTATGCGACTGCTGATCAGAAACCTGTTCTTTTCGAGGGCAGATGGTTAGATGAATCAGACGTGGAGAAGTATCATGCGGTTATTCATTGGGCAGTGGCAACCGAAGCAACGCTGCAGAATAATATGCTGACGGAAGAGTACTATTATCCTGTCGATCCAAACCACCCTCAAAGCGGCCAACTAAGGATTGATAAAATACTACCCATGCCAGAAACAGTGCGTTTGATGCATGATGATGTGGATTTTGACGTCATTGGAAAAGCTGATTTTTCTACAGATTCCTCACACGAGTTTTCTATAGTTATACCACAAGATATTTACATCAAGGAAGGTTATCCCACATCAAACTTTACAATCTTTACATATCGAAAAATGAGCAATGCACAGCGACATGCATTTGAATTGTATTTAAGAGAGGACGTGTTTCCCGGATATAATTTTGTTACAAACAGTTCTTACGATGAACTGAATGTTGTAAAACGAAATCGTTATATTTTTCAAATTACAAGCGCATTATGTTTGGGTTTTTTAGCTTGTATTAACGCCATCAGTATATTTGTATACTGGATAAAAATGAATCTGCGTAAGTATGTGATTTACATGTTATGTGGGTTATCACCTCAAAAACTACGTTGTATCTTAAACTTTGAAATAGCAATCATCTCACTTGCAGGTATCTGCCTCGGTATTGGCATTTATTATATATCCCTACTTATCGTACCAATGGCGTCACACTTTATGTATACCGTTCAATGGTGGGAGATAGTGGTAATAATCAGTATTATTGAAATATTTATATATGCTTGTCAATGGTGGATTTACCACGGTTTAATGACTAATAATACACTAATTGCGTATATTAAATAG
- the recA gene encoding recombinase RecA encodes MEKKKALEMALTQIEKNFGKGSIMKLGDSANRMAIDVVPTGCLELDIALGIGGMPRGRIIEIYGPESSGKTTIALHVVAQTQKMGGTAAFIDAEHALDPIYAGHLGVNIDELYVSQPDTGEQALDICEALVRSGAIDIVVVDSVAALVPKAEIEGDMGDSHVGLQARLMSQALRKLAGVISKSNTIVIFINQLREKVGVMFGSPETTTGGRALKFYASVRLDVRRIETLKDKGEMIGNRTRIKVVKNKVAPPFKLAEFDILYGQGISREGSLVDLGVANNVLQKSGAWYSYNEARIGQGRENARQYMIDNPEVADEIEQKIRAIVFAAPEKAEGEEDAPEA; translated from the coding sequence ATGGAAAAGAAAAAAGCGCTTGAGATGGCTCTGACACAGATTGAAAAGAACTTTGGCAAGGGCTCCATCATGAAGTTGGGGGATAGCGCCAACCGCATGGCCATAGACGTGGTGCCCACCGGTTGTCTGGAGCTGGATATCGCGCTGGGCATCGGCGGCATGCCGCGCGGACGCATCATCGAGATCTACGGGCCGGAATCCTCCGGTAAGACGACCATTGCGCTGCACGTGGTCGCGCAGACGCAGAAGATGGGGGGCACGGCGGCGTTTATCGATGCCGAGCACGCGCTGGACCCCATCTACGCGGGCCATCTGGGCGTCAATATCGATGAACTGTACGTCTCCCAGCCCGATACAGGCGAGCAGGCGCTGGATATCTGCGAAGCGCTGGTGCGCAGCGGGGCCATTGATATCGTGGTGGTGGACTCCGTGGCGGCGCTCGTGCCCAAGGCGGAGATCGAGGGCGACATGGGCGATTCCCACGTGGGCCTGCAGGCGCGCCTGATGTCGCAGGCGCTGCGTAAGCTGGCCGGCGTGATCTCCAAGTCCAACACCATCGTCATTTTCATCAACCAGCTGCGCGAGAAGGTGGGCGTGATGTTCGGCAGTCCGGAGACGACGACGGGCGGCCGCGCGCTGAAATTCTACGCGAGCGTGCGCCTGGATGTGCGCCGCATCGAGACCCTCAAGGATAAGGGGGAGATGATCGGCAACCGCACCCGCATCAAGGTGGTCAAAAACAAGGTCGCGCCGCCCTTCAAGCTGGCGGAGTTCGATATTCTCTACGGACAGGGCATCTCCCGCGAGGGGTCGCTCGTTGACCTCGGCGTGGCGAATAACGTACTGCAGAAGAGCGGCGCGTGGTACTCCTACAACGAGGCGCGCATCGGCCAGGGCCGCGAGAACGCCCGCCAGTACATGATTGACAACCCCGAGGTTGCCGATGAGATCGAACAAAAAATCCGCGCAATCGTGTTCGCCGCGCCGGAGAAGGCGGAGGGCGAGGAAGACGCGCCGGAGGCATAA
- a CDS encoding competence/damage-inducible protein A produces the protein MKAEIIAVGTEILLGNIVNTNAQFLSQQLSDIGIDVYFQSVVGDNVGRLEEQLKLSLARADLVITTGGLGPTMDDLTKETVADYFHLPMQLHQESLDKIQTFFKQLGCSMTKNNVKQAYFPQGCIIMSNERGTAPGCIVEQEGKTVIVLPGPPYEMKGMFRTHVLPYLKAKSDFKMESRMLRVFGIGESALEDQIHDLLDAQTNPTIALYAGFGEVKIRLTAKCGRDADAAALFAPVEAALRARLGDAIYTVGDASLSEVTARMLIDSGKTIALAESCTGGLIAAALIDTPGISASLLESHVTYSNAAKMRVLGVAQATLDAHGAVSEQTAREMAQGLLAASGADLSLSVTGIAGPDGGMPEKPVGLVYLALCDTHGVCEIKRLQQTGNRSRIRNSAKLNALNMIRLYLQKNAK, from the coding sequence ATGAAAGCGGAAATCATCGCCGTAGGCACGGAGATTTTGCTGGGCAATATCGTCAATACCAATGCGCAGTTTCTATCGCAGCAGCTCTCGGATATCGGCATCGACGTCTATTTTCAGTCGGTCGTGGGGGACAATGTGGGACGGCTGGAGGAACAGCTCAAGCTGTCGCTTGCGCGCGCCGACCTGGTGATCACCACCGGCGGCCTCGGGCCCACCATGGACGATTTGACCAAGGAGACGGTGGCGGACTATTTTCACCTGCCCATGCAGCTGCACCAGGAAAGCCTGGACAAAATCCAGACGTTCTTCAAGCAGCTGGGCTGCAGCATGACGAAGAACAATGTCAAACAGGCGTATTTCCCCCAGGGCTGCATCATCATGTCCAATGAGCGGGGCACCGCGCCCGGCTGTATCGTGGAGCAGGAGGGCAAAACCGTCATCGTGCTGCCCGGCCCGCCTTATGAGATGAAGGGCATGTTCCGCACGCATGTGCTGCCCTATCTCAAGGCAAAGTCGGATTTTAAGATGGAATCCCGCATGCTGCGCGTATTCGGCATCGGTGAATCCGCCCTGGAGGATCAGATACATGATCTGCTCGACGCGCAGACCAACCCCACCATCGCGCTTTACGCGGGCTTTGGGGAGGTCAAAATCCGCCTGACCGCCAAGTGCGGCCGCGATGCGGACGCAGCGGCGCTTTTTGCGCCGGTGGAGGCGGCGCTGCGCGCGCGGCTGGGCGACGCCATTTACACGGTGGGGGATGCGTCCCTGTCCGAGGTGACGGCGCGCATGCTGATCGATTCAGGCAAGACCATTGCGCTTGCAGAATCGTGCACCGGCGGGCTGATTGCCGCGGCGCTGATCGACACGCCGGGCATCTCCGCATCGCTGCTGGAGAGCCATGTAACCTATTCCAACGCGGCAAAGATGCGCGTGCTGGGCGTCGCACAGGCCACGCTGGACGCGCACGGTGCTGTGAGCGAACAGACCGCGCGTGAGATGGCGCAGGGGCTGCTTGCGGCAAGCGGCGCGGATCTGTCCCTTTCGGTGACCGGCATCGCGGGGCCGGACGGCGGCATGCCGGAAAAGCCGGTGGGACTTGTGTACTTGGCCCTTTGCGACACGCACGGTGTCTGCGAAATCAAGCGTCTGCAGCAGACGGGCAACCGCAGCCGCATCCGCAACAGCGCCAAGCTCAACGCGCTCAACATGATTCGTCTGTACCTGCAGAAAAATGCGAAATAA
- the pgsA gene encoding CDP-diacylglycerol--glycerol-3-phosphate 3-phosphatidyltransferase — translation MKGLPNKLTLLRILMIPLILFTLMFDFAPGVPSLHYWISAFIFILASLTDSLDGHLARKYNLITNVGKFLDPIADKLLVTSVLLWMIAKINADWFTIVAIIIVGREFIISGFRLLASLGGHSVIAASWLGKVKTTMQSIALVSYMLVPTEIHILALPVFYIALGVSVLFSIWSCADYILKNWSIMQQGEKE, via the coding sequence ATGAAAGGTCTTCCCAACAAACTGACGCTGCTGCGGATTTTGATGATTCCGCTCATTCTCTTTACGCTGATGTTCGATTTCGCACCGGGCGTGCCGTCGCTGCACTACTGGATATCCGCGTTTATCTTCATCCTGGCCTCGCTCACCGACTCGCTCGACGGGCATCTGGCGCGCAAGTACAATCTCATCACCAATGTAGGCAAGTTTCTCGACCCCATCGCCGATAAACTGCTGGTGACGAGCGTGCTGCTGTGGATGATCGCAAAGATCAACGCCGATTGGTTCACCATCGTGGCCATCATCATCGTGGGGCGTGAGTTCATCATCAGCGGCTTTCGGCTGCTCGCCTCTTTGGGCGGGCATTCGGTCATCGCTGCCAGCTGGCTAGGCAAGGTAAAGACCACCATGCAATCCATCGCGCTTGTCTCCTACATGCTGGTGCCCACGGAGATTCACATCCTGGCGCTGCCGGTGTTCTATATCGCGCTTGGTGTATCGGTGCTGTTCTCCATCTGGTCGTGCGCCGATTACATCCTCAAAAACTGGTCCATTATGCAGCAGGGGGAGAAGGAATAG
- the rimO gene encoding 30S ribosomal protein S12 methylthiotransferase RimO — translation MKKCVYMVSLGCCKNLVDAEEMLAQLQQAGWQIASDPSEALAIVVNTCGFLESAKQEAIDAIFDMAAYRETGDCRVLAVTGCLAQRYPKELMEEIPEIDVLLGVANYLHIAAALDEALAKEGARVCLHDALPATYHGSDRLVSTPAHWAYLKIAEGCDNCCSYCAIPSIRGPYRSRPMAEIVCEAQRLADAGVRELIVVAQDTTRYGQDLPERPTLHMLLEALCAIEGVAWVRVLYAYPEMVDNDLLALMAREPKLCKYLDIPIQHCNDAVLSAMNRRIDKAGLVELIQRVRALDAAFVLRTTIIAGFPGETDAQHQELLAFLQAHPFDRLGVFAYSQEEGTVAGEMPGQVPEDIRQKRLDAIMRQQQKISRACNAARIGCEYVCVVDGYDAGRHMLLMRSMYEAPQVDGMVLVPCSGDFVPTPGMVLQVRITDALDYDLVGELA, via the coding sequence TTGAAGAAATGTGTATACATGGTGTCGCTGGGGTGCTGCAAAAACCTGGTGGATGCCGAGGAAATGCTGGCCCAGCTGCAACAGGCGGGCTGGCAGATCGCATCCGACCCTTCTGAGGCGCTGGCGATCGTCGTCAACACCTGCGGGTTTCTGGAATCGGCCAAGCAGGAGGCCATCGACGCCATCTTTGACATGGCTGCCTACCGGGAGACGGGGGACTGCCGGGTGCTGGCGGTGACGGGCTGTCTTGCGCAGCGCTATCCCAAGGAGCTGATGGAGGAAATCCCTGAAATCGACGTGCTGCTGGGCGTAGCCAATTACCTGCACATTGCCGCTGCGCTGGATGAGGCGCTAGCAAAAGAGGGCGCGCGCGTGTGTTTGCACGATGCGCTGCCCGCAACATACCACGGCAGCGACCGGCTGGTGAGCACGCCAGCGCACTGGGCGTACCTCAAAATTGCGGAGGGGTGCGACAACTGCTGCAGCTACTGTGCCATCCCCTCGATACGCGGGCCGTACCGCAGCCGCCCGATGGCGGAGATTGTGTGCGAGGCGCAGCGCCTGGCGGATGCGGGCGTGCGCGAGCTGATCGTGGTGGCGCAGGACACCACGCGCTACGGGCAGGATCTGCCGGAGCGCCCCACACTGCACATGCTGCTGGAGGCGCTCTGTGCCATCGAGGGCGTCGCATGGGTTCGCGTCCTCTACGCATATCCTGAGATGGTGGATAACGACCTGCTTGCGCTGATGGCGCGCGAGCCCAAGCTGTGCAAGTATCTGGATATTCCCATCCAGCATTGCAACGACGCGGTTCTCTCGGCGATGAACCGCCGCATCGATAAAGCGGGGCTGGTGGAGCTGATACAGCGCGTGCGCGCGCTGGACGCTGCATTTGTGCTGCGCACGACCATCATTGCCGGCTTTCCAGGTGAGACGGACGCGCAGCATCAGGAGCTGCTTGCGTTTCTCCAGGCGCATCCCTTTGACCGGTTGGGCGTCTTTGCCTACTCTCAGGAGGAGGGGACGGTTGCAGGGGAAATGCCGGGCCAGGTGCCGGAGGACATCCGCCAGAAGCGGCTGGACGCGATCATGCGCCAGCAGCAGAAAATTTCCAGAGCCTGCAACGCCGCGCGGATCGGGTGCGAATACGTGTGCGTGGTGGATGGCTACGATGCCGGACGCCATATGCTGCTTATGCGCTCCATGTACGAGGCGCCGCAGGTGGACGGCATGGTGCTTGTGCCCTGCAGCGGGGACTTTGTGCCCACGCCGGGTATGGTGCTACAGGTGCGCATCACCGATGCGCTGGATTATGATTTAGTAGGTGAACTTGCATGA
- a CDS encoding DNA translocase FtsK yields MAANNTKKKTARSTPARAKKNTATRKKTGEATRASEIIGLLVVAFGLFLLVCMISPRNAHWVGQLGVFFKDLLFGIAGLFGYVLPVVVMIIGVFIIMSNKRQVRVGKVVTWTLFALFLLCLIHMFALRSLQDAHYGTFIHSSYGYSKASGLGGGALASLIVFPLLKMLGIPGTYILLCAGLLICIILVTNFSIRKASQNVSSALARQAEERRERRQERKAQQQLYTEDLAQSSDGAGERVRDDAPFADITLPDGDMFLPHEQPAAPAAAPAREEPLIILPKESEKTVIDAIPAPPKGMKKTMDDTPITVPDPSESMPDKPYVFPPTLLLTQAKLKSGATGNGQDIRQKAKLLEDTLRSFDVEAKVIQVSQGPVVTRYELQPAAGVKVSRIVNLADDIALNMASAGVRIEAPIPGKAAIGIEVPNAVVSTVTLREIIESEKFKNAPSKLSFALGKDIAGNHVIADIARMPHLLVAGSTGSGKSVCINAMLTSLLYKSTPEEVRLILIDPKVVELSVYNGIPHLLIPVVTDPKKAAGALAWAVAEMTRRYQCFAETGVRDLERYNELMLSQGKDKLPQIVVVIDELADLMMVASKEVENSIMRLAQMARAAGLHLVIATQRPSVDVITGVIKANIASRIAFAVSSQVDSRTILDSAGAERLLGRGDMLFNPSGALKPLRVQGAFVSDAEVERVIEYIKKHSAQAEYSQEVLSKLDSAAPGGKGDASDGGEEDDPLLHEAIDVVIDSGQASISMLQRRLRVGYARAGHLIDAMEQRGIVSGFDGSKPRQVLITREQFAQMNAPKDGAEA; encoded by the coding sequence TTGGCGGCCAATAATACGAAGAAGAAGACGGCGCGCAGCACGCCTGCGCGCGCAAAAAAGAACACCGCAACTAGAAAGAAAACCGGAGAGGCGACCCGCGCAAGTGAGATCATCGGCTTGTTGGTGGTCGCGTTCGGTTTGTTTTTGCTTGTGTGCATGATCTCGCCGCGCAACGCGCACTGGGTGGGGCAGCTGGGCGTGTTTTTCAAGGACCTGCTCTTTGGCATCGCAGGCCTGTTCGGCTACGTGCTACCGGTTGTGGTGATGATCATCGGCGTGTTTATCATCATGTCCAACAAGCGCCAGGTTCGTGTGGGCAAGGTGGTCACCTGGACGCTGTTTGCGCTCTTTCTGCTGTGCCTGATCCACATGTTCGCCCTGCGCAGCCTGCAGGACGCGCACTACGGAACGTTTATCCATTCCTCGTACGGCTACAGCAAGGCAAGCGGCCTGGGCGGCGGCGCGCTTGCCTCGCTGATCGTGTTCCCGCTTTTGAAAATGCTGGGCATCCCGGGCACCTATATCCTGCTGTGTGCGGGACTGCTGATCTGCATCATTCTGGTGACCAATTTCTCCATCCGCAAGGCCAGCCAGAACGTCTCCAGCGCCCTTGCGCGCCAGGCGGAGGAGCGCCGCGAGCGCCGCCAGGAGCGCAAGGCCCAGCAGCAGCTCTATACCGAGGATCTGGCCCAGTCGAGCGATGGCGCGGGCGAACGTGTGCGCGACGACGCGCCCTTTGCGGATATCACCCTGCCGGACGGCGACATGTTTCTGCCGCATGAACAGCCTGCCGCGCCAGCCGCAGCGCCCGCGCGCGAAGAGCCGCTGATCATCCTGCCCAAGGAATCGGAAAAGACGGTGATCGACGCGATTCCCGCACCGCCCAAGGGCATGAAAAAGACCATGGACGATACCCCCATCACCGTGCCCGATCCTTCCGAAAGCATGCCTGATAAGCCGTATGTATTTCCGCCCACACTGCTTTTAACCCAGGCAAAGCTCAAAAGCGGCGCCACAGGCAACGGGCAGGACATCCGCCAGAAGGCCAAGCTATTGGAGGATACTCTGCGCAGCTTTGACGTGGAAGCCAAGGTGATCCAGGTCTCCCAGGGGCCGGTGGTCACCCGCTACGAGCTGCAGCCCGCCGCGGGCGTCAAGGTGAGCCGCATTGTCAACCTGGCAGACGACATCGCGCTGAACATGGCCTCCGCCGGCGTGCGCATCGAGGCGCCCATCCCCGGTAAGGCGGCCATCGGTATCGAGGTGCCCAACGCCGTGGTGAGCACCGTGACGCTGCGCGAGATCATTGAATCCGAAAAGTTTAAAAACGCCCCTTCCAAGCTCTCCTTTGCGCTGGGCAAGGATATCGCGGGCAACCACGTTATCGCGGACATCGCCCGTATGCCGCACCTGCTGGTGGCGGGTTCCACCGGCTCGGGCAAGAGCGTGTGCATCAACGCCATGCTCACCAGCCTGCTCTACAAATCCACGCCCGAGGAAGTACGCCTGATTTTGATCGACCCCAAGGTGGTGGAGCTCTCCGTCTACAACGGCATCCCGCACCTGCTGATCCCCGTGGTGACCGACCCCAAAAAGGCGGCGGGGGCGCTTGCGTGGGCGGTAGCTGAGATGACGCGCCGCTACCAGTGCTTTGCCGAGACGGGCGTGCGCGATCTGGAGCGCTACAACGAGCTGATGCTCTCCCAGGGCAAGGACAAGCTGCCACAGATCGTGGTGGTCATCGATGAGCTGGCCGACCTGATGATGGTGGCCTCCAAGGAAGTGGAGAACAGCATCATGCGCCTGGCGCAGATGGCGCGCGCGGCGGGCCTGCATCTGGTCATCGCCACGCAGCGCCCCTCCGTGGACGTCATCACGGGCGTGATCAAGGCAAACATTGCATCGCGCATCGCCTTTGCGGTATCCTCGCAGGTGGACTCGCGCACCATCCTCGACAGCGCGGGCGCAGAGCGCCTGCTGGGCCGCGGCGACATGCTCTTTAATCCCAGCGGCGCGCTGAAACCCCTGCGCGTGCAGGGCGCGTTTGTCAGCGACGCGGAGGTGGAGCGCGTGATCGAATACATCAAAAAGCACTCCGCCCAGGCGGAGTACAGCCAGGAAGTGCTCTCCAAGCTGGACAGCGCCGCGCCGGGCGGCAAGGGCGACGCATCCGACGGCGGGGAGGAGGACGACCCGCTGCTGCATGAGGCCATCGACGTGGTCATCGATTCAGGGCAGGCGTCCATATCTATGCTGCAGCGCCGCCTGCGCGTGGGCTACGCGCGCGCTGGGCATTTGATCGACGCGATGGAGCAGCGCGGCATCGTCAGCGGGTTTGACGGCAGCAAGCCGCGCCAGGTGCTCATCACGCGCGAGCAGTTTGCACAGATGAACGCGCCCAAGGACGGCGCGGAAGCATAA
- a CDS encoding dipicolinate synthase subunit B, whose translation MQVDKKRIGIAMTGAFGALRSMLPIMTHLVEHGAEVIPVFSYNVNELDTPYISALELRNAVRRITSRSPITSLIDAEQFARKQRIDALLIAPCTGNSLAKLACGVCDTPALVAAKGQLAMNRPVIIAPYVSDALISNARNIGELLARKQVFFVPFSQEGGPSRSGSITAMHECVIESVEWALEGKQMQPVMRSMPPL comes from the coding sequence ATGCAGGTGGATAAAAAACGGATCGGTATCGCAATGACGGGGGCTTTCGGCGCGCTGCGCAGCATGCTGCCCATCATGACGCATTTGGTGGAACACGGCGCGGAGGTCATCCCCGTGTTTTCGTACAACGTCAACGAACTGGACACACCCTACATTAGCGCGCTGGAGCTGCGCAACGCCGTGCGCCGCATCACGTCGCGCTCGCCCATCACATCGCTGATCGACGCCGAGCAGTTCGCGCGCAAACAGCGCATCGACGCGCTGCTCATCGCGCCATGCACGGGCAACAGCCTGGCCAAGCTGGCGTGCGGCGTCTGCGACACGCCCGCGCTGGTGGCGGCCAAGGGCCAGCTTGCCATGAACCGGCCCGTGATCATCGCGCCCTACGTCTCCGACGCGCTGATCAGCAACGCCCGCAATATCGGGGAACTGCTTGCGCGCAAGCAGGTGTTTTTCGTGCCGTTCTCCCAAGAAGGCGGCCCCAGCCGCAGCGGCAGCATCACGGCCATGCACGAGTGCGTCATCGAGAGCGTCGAGTGGGCGCTGGAGGGCAAGCAGATGCAGCCGGTGATGCGCAGCATGCCGCCGCTGTAA
- a CDS encoding dUTPase encodes MDKLEEIFMMQQQFDTTLAKQRHLEDIPAEVWIQKETLAMLSELAELIDEVNFKWWKNPKEIDPRAVKGELVDILHFFVSMCLKMGMTAAELHAMYLEKNKENFERQQGKSSKPGYAVEELQ; translated from the coding sequence ATGGATAAACTCGAGGAAATCTTCATGATGCAGCAGCAATTTGACACCACGCTGGCCAAACAGCGGCACCTGGAGGACATTCCGGCCGAGGTTTGGATCCAGAAAGAGACGCTCGCGATGCTCTCTGAGCTTGCGGAGCTGATCGACGAGGTCAACTTCAAGTGGTGGAAAAATCCCAAAGAGATCGACCCGCGCGCCGTCAAGGGCGAGCTGGTGGACATCCTGCACTTTTTTGTGAGCATGTGCCTGAAGATGGGCATGACCGCCGCGGAGCTGCACGCAATGTATCTGGAAAAAAACAAGGAGAACTTCGAGCGGCAGCAGGGCAAATCCAGCAAGCCCGGCTACGCGGTGGAGGAGCTGCAGTAA
- a CDS encoding pitrilysin family protein produces MFLQHTLSNGIRIIAEKRDHFRSVTLGIWSRAGSRDELAGEEGISHFIEHMLFKGTDKRSARDISSEIDAIGGQINAFTAKECTCFYAKVMDEHYDIAFDILSDMLMHSVIDPREMEKEKGVVVEEIHMVEDTPEDLVHELLCASYFEGHALAKPILGSVESVSAFTREAVFAYLGKHYVPENIVLSVAGSFDFAHVVALAERAFADWPYHAQRATARQAHAYRNELHRCAKDKATEQLHLCLGYRGVSMTDPALYALSVCNNILGGGMSSRLFQQIREERGLAYSVYSYPSLYTDTGMMGIYAGTTVSQGGEVVRIITDTIADMMHGGIPEEEFAQAKNQLRGNFILGNESSSSRMMSIGKSYLLTGRVHSEQEMLDRIDAVTLQDVVALTRQCFDVQPAVSVVGPKQGDEAVAAAL; encoded by the coding sequence ATGTTTTTGCAGCATACATTATCCAACGGCATCCGCATCATTGCGGAGAAGCGCGACCATTTCCGCTCGGTGACGCTGGGCATCTGGTCGCGCGCTGGCTCGCGCGACGAGCTGGCAGGGGAGGAGGGCATATCTCACTTTATCGAGCATATGCTCTTTAAAGGCACGGACAAGCGCTCCGCGCGGGATATTTCCTCCGAGATTGACGCCATCGGCGGGCAGATCAACGCGTTTACCGCCAAGGAGTGCACCTGCTTTTACGCCAAGGTGATGGACGAGCACTACGACATTGCCTTTGATATCCTCTCGGACATGCTGATGCATTCGGTAATCGATCCGCGCGAGATGGAAAAGGAAAAGGGCGTGGTGGTGGAGGAAATCCACATGGTGGAGGACACGCCCGAGGACCTGGTGCACGAGCTTTTGTGCGCCTCCTACTTTGAGGGGCACGCGCTGGCCAAGCCCATTCTCGGCTCGGTAGAAAGCGTCAGCGCCTTTACGCGCGAGGCGGTGTTCGCCTATTTGGGCAAGCATTATGTGCCCGAGAATATCGTGCTTTCGGTGGCGGGCAGCTTTGATTTTGCGCACGTAGTGGCGCTTGCAGAGCGCGCGTTTGCCGATTGGCCCTACCACGCCCAGCGCGCCACGGCGCGGCAGGCGCACGCCTACCGCAACGAGCTGCACCGCTGCGCCAAGGACAAGGCCACCGAGCAGCTGCACCTGTGCCTGGGCTACCGCGGGGTGAGCATGACGGACCCTGCGCTCTACGCGCTTTCGGTGTGCAACAACATCCTGGGCGGGGGCATGAGCTCGCGTCTGTTCCAGCAGATCCGCGAGGAGCGCGGCCTGGCCTACTCGGTGTACTCCTACCCTTCGCTCTACACCGATACCGGCATGATGGGCATCTACGCGGGCACCACCGTCTCCCAGGGCGGGGAAGTAGTGCGCATCATCACCGATACCATTGCCGATATGATGCACGGCGGGATTCCCGAAGAGGAGTTTGCGCAGGCCAAGAACCAGCTGCGCGGCAACTTCATCCTGGGCAACGAATCCTCCTCCTCGCGCATGATGTCCATCGGCAAGTCCTATCTTTTGACCGGACGGGTGCACAGCGAGCAGGAGATGCTCGATCGGATCGACGCCGTCACGCTTCAGGATGTGGTGGCGCTCACGCGCCAGTGCTTTGACGTGCAGCCCGCCGTCTCGGTCGTGGGGCCCAAGCAGGGCGACGAGGCGGTTGCGGCCGCACTGTAG